A region of the Pseudomonas sp. J452 genome:
GCCAGCGCTCTTCACCGGAGCTGGAGTCGAGGGCCACGACTTCACCCTTGAGGGTGCCGACCAGCACCAGGCCGTAGCCGGCGCCCACACCGCCGGATACCGGCAGCTCCAGGTCGACTTTCCAGAACACGTCGCCACTCAGGCGGTCGAGCGCCATCACCACGCCTTCGGCATCGGCGGCGAACAGGCGCTCGCCATCCACGGCCGGGGTCAGCAGGTTATACAGCTCGCCCTGGCCGTCACCGACGGAGCGGCTCCATTGCTTCTCCAGCTGCACTTCTTCCTGAATATCAGGCAACTCGGCAGGCGGCAGTTCCTTCTTGCTGTTGCTGCTGCAACCCACGGCCAGAACGGCCAGGGCCAGCACGGCGGCATTCTTCCAGCGCATCACGTCACGCATCCCCTTTTGCCAGGTCGTCGAGCTTCATTTGCAGGCCACCTACGGCAGCATCGTCGGCCAGTGCTTCCTTGGCTTTCTGATAGGCCGCATGGGCATCGTCAGTTCGGCCGAGCTGCACCAGCAGATCGCCCTTGAGTTCTTCACGGCTGGCCAGCCAGGCTTTGCCCGCTTCGCCATCCAGCAGCTTGAGGCCATCTTCGACCTTGCCCTGGGCGGCCAGCACGCGAGCCAGGCGCTGGCGAGCCAGCTCGGCCACAGTCGCATCGACCGGCTTGTCGATCAGCGCCTTCAGTTCGGCCGCCGCATCGTCCAGCTTGCCACTTTCCACCGCTACCTTGGCCACGAACAGGGCCGCGTACTGGGCATAGTGGCTACCGGCATGCTCGCTCTTGAGCTTGCCCGCCAGCTCG
Encoded here:
- a CDS encoding tetratricopeptide repeat protein, giving the protein MSMTEDEQIAQIKDWWQRNGKPLLTGGVLALALVFGWKGWQEYQSTQAQTASLTYQQLLETSLTAEGKPDIAKVAELAGKLKSEHAGSHYAQYAALFVAKVAVESGKLDDAAAELKALIDKPVDATVAELARQRLARVLAAQGKVEDGLKLLDGEAGKAWLASREELKGDLLVQLGRTDDAHAAYQKAKEALADDAAVGGLQMKLDDLAKGDA